One Candidatus Methanoplasma cognatum DNA window includes the following coding sequences:
- a CDS encoding DUF4275 family protein: MAQAEDTQPYTGGGIVLSAAKEKTGTKHRAHAFAGGEGGIEMRVSIEEFMIRLRDTGAEVAELSPKEVREYKNKWFRTFVPWAKDSDRLRAVCLGIDDDRLTPGEHNEDVRRYGSRGFLWYAYRDEAITECTKGGHARIAFDKQAKEDMVLVNNFARENTALLIKNAPGIKAGEIEELEDVTVTSTDFSWTYSKTHEGGWFGPYFYKR; encoded by the coding sequence GTGGCTCAGGCCGAAGACACCCAGCCGTACACCGGCGGCGGTATCGTCCTGTCAGCGGCGAAAGAAAAGACGGGCACAAAACATCGTGCACATGCCTTTGCGGGTGGGGAAGGGGGGATTGAAATGAGGGTCAGCATTGAGGAGTTCATGATTCGGTTGCGGGACACCGGGGCAGAGGTCGCGGAACTCTCCCCCAAGGAAGTGAGGGAATACAAGAACAAATGGTTCAGAACTTTCGTTCCCTGGGCCAAGGACAGCGACAGGCTCAGGGCGGTCTGTTTAGGTATTGATGATGACCGCCTGACGCCGGGAGAACACAACGAGGATGTAAGGAGATACGGATCCAGAGGATTCTTGTGGTATGCGTACAGAGATGAAGCGATAACCGAGTGCACAAAAGGCGGCCACGCGAGAATAGCTTTCGATAAACAAGCCAAAGAGGACATGGTCCTGGTGAACAATTTCGCCCGTGAGAACACGGCCCTTCTGATCAAGAACGCCCCGGGGATCAAAGCCGGAGAGATAGAGGAATTGGAAGACGTGACCGTGACAAGCACCGATTTTAGCTGGACGTATTCGAAGACCCATGAAGGAGGGTGGTTCGGCCCGTATTTCTACAAAAGATGA
- a CDS encoding sirohydrochlorin cobaltochelatase, translated as MKKGILIIGHGSRYNYNKWIMEEQKKRLEQKGFGNVYIGFNETTFPLVNDALEDMVSDGVEEIVAVPFFIASGLHIARDIPNKLGIPPCADTYVAEIKGKKISIRYERPFGSDPMLAAILSERIEELSNGGKNRWIMVIGHGSRLPHNKETVLFQADLLRRKGYDNVRCAFNEFDEPFVEDVFKEMVSGGADEIIVLPLFISLGAHLKHDIPRKIHIRDGMAGEVFVHGGRNVTVRYAAPIGSDPRLTDIIAEKIRGRG; from the coding sequence ATGAAAAAAGGAATATTGATAATCGGGCATGGGTCCAGATACAATTATAACAAATGGATCATGGAGGAGCAGAAGAAGAGACTTGAACAAAAGGGGTTCGGGAACGTATATATCGGATTCAATGAAACGACCTTTCCTCTGGTGAACGATGCTCTTGAAGACATGGTCTCGGACGGCGTGGAGGAAATCGTGGCGGTCCCCTTCTTCATAGCTTCCGGCCTCCATATAGCAAGGGACATACCGAACAAGCTGGGCATACCTCCCTGCGCAGACACGTACGTTGCCGAGATCAAAGGCAAAAAGATCTCCATAAGGTATGAGCGGCCGTTCGGCAGCGACCCCATGCTGGCGGCCATACTTTCCGAGAGGATAGAGGAACTGAGCAACGGCGGCAAGAACAGGTGGATAATGGTCATAGGGCACGGATCAAGGCTTCCTCATAACAAAGAAACCGTCCTTTTCCAGGCGGACCTGCTGAGGCGGAAGGGGTATGACAACGTCAGGTGTGCGTTCAACGAGTTTGATGAACCCTTCGTCGAGGACGTGTTCAAAGAGATGGTGTCCGGCGGGGCCGATGAAATAATAGTCCTGCCCCTCTTCATTTCTTTGGGCGCCCATCTTAAACACGATATCCCCCGGAAGATACACATCAGGGATGGCATGGCGGGGGAGGTGTTCGTTCACGGCGGCCGTAACGTAACGGTAAGGTACGCCGCACCCATCGGAAGCGACCCCAGGCTCACCGATATAATCGCGGAGAAGATTCGCGGCAGGGGGTGA
- a CDS encoding iron ABC transporter permease, protein MIREKRDTAEAGEPDTSEGYLRYSRKKWLFLAALTVALVLLSLFILRMGPMDLSYREIMQYIFSPDDSWDSKVVRNVRLKVIIAAILAGSALSIAGCVMQSILRNPLASPFTLGLSNAAAFGASLGILFFHGGLIVRTADVYATISNPLVVTVLAFAFAMLATGIVILLVKVTECTPETIILAGLAISSIFSAGLAFLQYMADEMALSEIVFWQFGSLSKVEEWSHLYIVAVVLFLAAAYFIYKRWDYNAMESGEDVASGLGVNIKSTRYIGLTISALLTAVVVSFMGIIGFIGLIGPHIVKRIVGNDNRYTLIGSMIVGSMVLLVASIIGNNAFHIVIPVGIITSAIGGPLFIFILLMGRRNK, encoded by the coding sequence ATGATCCGCGAAAAACGCGATACCGCTGAGGCAGGTGAACCCGATACCTCCGAAGGATACCTCAGGTACTCGCGGAAGAAGTGGCTTTTCCTTGCGGCCCTGACGGTGGCTCTTGTCCTCCTGTCTCTATTTATCCTCAGAATGGGACCCATGGACCTTTCATATAGGGAAATAATGCAATACATCTTCAGCCCAGACGACTCCTGGGACAGTAAAGTGGTCAGGAACGTGCGCCTAAAAGTGATCATTGCCGCGATACTGGCCGGTTCGGCGCTGAGTATCGCGGGATGCGTCATGCAGAGCATACTCAGGAATCCGCTTGCGTCACCGTTCACTCTCGGGTTGTCGAATGCCGCCGCTTTCGGCGCATCGTTAGGAATATTGTTCTTTCACGGAGGGCTGATCGTCAGGACCGCGGACGTCTATGCGACCATATCCAATCCTCTCGTGGTAACGGTCCTCGCTTTCGCATTCGCCATGCTCGCCACGGGGATCGTGATCCTTTTGGTAAAGGTGACGGAATGCACGCCTGAAACGATAATATTGGCGGGATTGGCCATAAGCTCGATCTTCTCCGCGGGGCTGGCGTTCCTCCAATATATGGCGGACGAAATGGCGCTGTCCGAGATCGTATTCTGGCAGTTCGGCAGTCTGAGCAAGGTGGAGGAATGGAGCCATCTGTACATAGTGGCTGTGGTCCTGTTCCTTGCGGCCGCATATTTCATTTACAAGCGCTGGGACTACAACGCTATGGAATCCGGAGAGGACGTGGCCTCGGGGCTCGGAGTGAACATAAAGAGCACGAGATACATCGGCCTTACCATATCCGCACTGCTTACGGCCGTCGTCGTCTCGTTCATGGGAATAATAGGGTTCATCGGCCTGATAGGTCCGCACATTGTAAAGAGGATCGTGGGCAACGACAACAGATACACCCTCATAGGTTCCATGATAGTGGGCTCGATGGTCCTGCTGGTCGCATCCATCATAGGCAACAATGCCTTCCACATAGTGATACCAGTGGGAATAATAACATCCGCGATCGGAGGGCCGTTATTCATTTTTATACTTCTAATGGGGCGCAGAAATAAATGA
- the cfbE gene encoding coenzyme F430 synthase translates to MNVLILDVVHGGEILAQEYSERGHSVDCVDVYGIAGEDVMSKLMEMGAAAHRKVPKGRYDLILMPAHCPDSFLEGVEYKEKRTFSEAVGGLSDGRSRIEVTGVKGKTSCCYLLAHILSLDGRSVFLHTSRGQGEWSGGEHIIEKRVSIAPPSLLRLPEGYDTVIAEVSLGGSGKAELTIITNLADDYGIAANTKKASEAKASIFSQGKNIVPRSESDIWSKYRSDLIYFGERITILEGTEIGKPTRISIEYGGRYELSLPESYLHLQYIDTIEAVLEACSESEIPAEQVVRGLETFNGVPGRGELKRSEKGWEIMDRNPGISLISVAKTLDTLERMHILKDVLVILDPVNRKVCERTDAEQIREIAEKRGAEFRLACDGGDAPAGKSVIVRLIKEGYQ, encoded by the coding sequence ATGAACGTACTTATATTGGATGTTGTGCACGGGGGAGAGATCCTCGCCCAAGAATATTCGGAGAGGGGGCATTCGGTAGACTGTGTGGATGTCTACGGCATAGCTGGAGAGGACGTCATGTCAAAACTGATGGAAATGGGGGCGGCTGCACACAGAAAAGTGCCGAAGGGCCGTTACGATCTTATTCTGATGCCGGCGCATTGTCCTGACTCATTCCTCGAGGGCGTGGAGTACAAAGAAAAAAGAACATTCTCCGAAGCGGTGGGCGGGCTTTCCGACGGAAGGTCAAGGATAGAGGTGACCGGAGTGAAGGGGAAGACAAGCTGCTGCTATCTTCTGGCGCACATACTTTCGCTGGATGGAAGAAGCGTATTCCTGCATACTTCGAGGGGCCAGGGCGAATGGAGCGGCGGCGAACACATCATAGAAAAAAGGGTCAGCATAGCGCCCCCCTCCCTGCTGAGACTTCCCGAAGGATATGATACGGTGATAGCGGAGGTGTCCCTGGGCGGCAGCGGCAAAGCGGAACTCACGATCATCACGAACCTTGCCGATGACTACGGAATAGCTGCGAACACTAAGAAGGCCTCCGAAGCTAAGGCCTCGATATTTTCTCAAGGTAAGAACATCGTTCCCAGGTCGGAATCGGACATATGGTCGAAATACCGCAGCGATCTGATATATTTTGGCGAAAGAATAACCATCCTTGAAGGAACAGAGATCGGGAAACCGACTAGGATATCGATAGAATATGGCGGCAGATACGAGCTCAGCCTGCCGGAGAGCTACCTGCACCTCCAATACATCGACACAATCGAGGCGGTACTGGAGGCGTGTTCGGAGTCAGAGATCCCCGCGGAACAGGTCGTTAGAGGGCTGGAGACATTCAACGGAGTTCCGGGAAGGGGGGAGCTGAAACGCTCCGAAAAAGGATGGGAGATAATGGACAGGAATCCGGGGATATCCCTTATATCGGTGGCCAAGACCCTGGATACTTTGGAGAGGATGCATATCCTCAAAGACGTTCTGGTGATCCTGGATCCGGTGAACCGAAAGGTCTGTGAAAGGACGGATGCGGAACAAATAAGGGAAATTGCGGAGAAGAGGGGCGCAGAGTTTCGTCTTGCCTGTGACGGCGGGGACGCGCCCGCCGGCAAAAGCGTGATCGTAAGGCTGATAAAGGAGGGATATCAGTGA
- the cfbD gene encoding Ni-sirohydrochlorin a,c-diamide reductive cyclase catalytic subunit translates to MNIHPRPNPIIAAMYMLRDIDIDVVVIHGPSGCGFMASRMIEDAGIRVLTTAMNDNDLIFGASEKLETVLKETEKMFSPRTIAVVGTCSSMIIGEDMKASVRRSGVGCKVIAIDCHGCMGDNTAGAIKAVEASAEAGIIPKEEAERQKHLLSMATKMEKEKGMASVTYLPPSNGPTKMGVAKRIIHCLSAGGRLALVSISKKELAYRFSDLFLAVDQARRELGGTTRFIANIDPQKGLPRVRRYASDILSELGRNGISAEIAGGLDEYAVIGEEVREKVNEFGPDLLVIAGIPHAYPDLDRSHILITDQPRQLSNYLSKGYDAVGEISSHSMVMNVRKIVPTETGDTIREMLRDIR, encoded by the coding sequence GTGAACATCCACCCGCGTCCGAATCCGATAATAGCCGCGATGTACATGCTCAGGGACATCGACATAGATGTCGTCGTGATACACGGGCCGTCGGGATGCGGATTCATGGCGTCGAGGATGATCGAAGATGCCGGTATAAGGGTACTGACCACAGCAATGAACGACAACGATCTGATATTCGGGGCGTCCGAGAAACTGGAGACAGTGCTCAAAGAAACGGAAAAGATGTTCTCCCCCAGGACGATAGCGGTCGTTGGTACATGTTCCAGCATGATAATAGGAGAGGACATGAAAGCATCCGTAAGAAGATCGGGTGTCGGCTGTAAGGTGATAGCCATCGACTGCCACGGCTGCATGGGAGACAACACGGCCGGAGCAATAAAGGCGGTCGAAGCCTCGGCGGAGGCGGGCATCATACCAAAAGAGGAGGCGGAGCGTCAGAAGCACCTCCTTTCAATGGCCACCAAGATGGAAAAGGAGAAAGGCATGGCGTCGGTCACATATCTTCCTCCCTCCAACGGCCCAACGAAGATGGGCGTCGCGAAGAGGATAATACACTGCCTATCCGCCGGCGGCAGACTGGCTCTCGTCTCCATATCAAAAAAAGAGCTGGCATATCGGTTTTCGGATCTTTTCTTAGCAGTTGACCAAGCGAGGAGAGAATTAGGCGGAACGACAAGATTCATTGCTAACATAGATCCTCAAAAAGGACTTCCGAGGGTCAGAAGGTACGCATCCGATATATTATCCGAGCTGGGCAGGAACGGGATATCAGCGGAAATAGCGGGAGGCCTGGATGAGTATGCGGTGATCGGAGAGGAAGTCAGAGAGAAGGTCAATGAATTCGGTCCGGACCTTCTTGTGATAGCAGGTATACCTCACGCATATCCAGACCTTGATAGGAGCCACATCCTGATAACGGATCAGCCTAGGCAGCTGTCGAACTATCTTTCGAAGGGATACGACGCGGTCGGAGAGATATCCTCGCACTCGATGGTAATGAACGTCAGAAAGATAGTGCCGACAGAGACCGGGGACACTATCAGAGAAATGCTGAGGGACATCCGATGA
- a CDS encoding FmdE family protein translates to MDNGLWNECVRFHGHACPGLAMGYRAAELGMEALGIPVGRAADEEIVCVAENDACGVDCIQCMISCTVGKGNLVMRPSGKMAFSFFDRRTGKSARVLFKPMERTNDREAAIKAILTAPKEEIVEIKTPHYEAPEKARSFESIRCDRCGEFCREDKIRLSKGERYCSDCYTPYDR, encoded by the coding sequence TTGGATAACGGACTTTGGAACGAGTGCGTGAGATTCCACGGACACGCATGCCCCGGACTCGCGATGGGTTACAGGGCGGCGGAATTGGGGATGGAGGCGCTAGGGATACCGGTCGGGAGAGCGGCCGATGAGGAGATCGTGTGCGTGGCCGAAAATGACGCCTGCGGAGTGGACTGCATCCAGTGCATGATATCCTGCACTGTCGGAAAGGGGAACCTGGTAATGAGGCCGTCCGGAAAGATGGCGTTCTCTTTCTTTGACAGGAGAACCGGTAAGAGCGCGAGAGTACTCTTCAAGCCCATGGAAAGGACGAACGACCGGGAGGCCGCGATCAAGGCCATACTCACCGCCCCAAAAGAAGAGATCGTCGAGATCAAGACCCCTCACTACGAAGCACCGGAGAAAGCTAGGTCCTTTGAAAGTATACGATGCGACAGATGCGGGGAGTTCTGCAGAGAGGACAAGATCAGACTCAGTAAAGGAGAACGGTACTGTTCTGACTGCTATACCCCATACGACAGATGA
- a CDS encoding ABC transporter ATP-binding protein: MMNVEGISFSYGTARILDKISFEAEKDQIVSILGPNGAGKTTLLKCMCNIHRPEEGSVLIDGLNVLELRGKELAKNIAFVPQSAPVSKLSVFDSVLLGRKPYIDWSATRSDIDKVSSVIDALGMTHLSLRYMDRISGGEFQKAQIARAIVQEPKTLILDEPTNSLDISNQHTTMHMIEHAVRSRGMCTIMTMHDINLAVHYSDRFLFLKDGKAAAYGGVEVITEDLIKKVYGMHAEIVYHKGIPFIVPSESSKYEHLADHEHPHDIHDHIRG; encoded by the coding sequence ATGATGAATGTTGAAGGAATAAGTTTCTCATACGGCACGGCGAGGATCCTCGATAAGATCTCTTTCGAAGCGGAAAAGGATCAAATAGTGTCCATCCTCGGACCTAACGGCGCCGGAAAGACCACTCTGCTGAAATGCATGTGCAACATACACAGGCCGGAAGAAGGAAGCGTCCTCATAGACGGCCTGAACGTGCTTGAACTCAGAGGGAAAGAACTGGCTAAGAACATTGCCTTCGTTCCGCAGAGCGCTCCGGTTTCGAAGCTGAGCGTGTTCGATTCGGTATTGCTGGGAAGGAAGCCGTACATTGACTGGTCAGCGACGCGGTCCGATATCGATAAGGTGAGTTCCGTCATAGATGCCCTGGGAATGACACATCTTTCGCTGAGGTATATGGACAGGATAAGCGGCGGAGAATTCCAGAAGGCACAGATCGCCAGAGCAATAGTTCAGGAACCGAAGACACTGATCCTCGACGAGCCCACCAACAGTCTGGATATATCAAACCAGCATACGACGATGCATATGATAGAGCATGCGGTCAGATCAAGAGGCATGTGTACGATAATGACCATGCACGACATCAACCTAGCCGTCCACTACTCAGATCGTTTTCTTTTCCTGAAGGATGGGAAAGCGGCCGCTTACGGCGGCGTGGAAGTGATAACCGAGGACCTCATAAAAAAGGTATACGGCATGCACGCCGAGATCGTGTATCACAAAGGGATCCCGTTCATTGTTCCCAGCGAGTCGTCGAAATATGAACACCTAGCCGATCATGAACATCCTCATGATATACACGACCATATCCGCGGCTGA
- a CDS encoding ABC transporter substrate-binding protein, which translates to MNNKIFAVAVVAVLAVATVGAYIVTQNNGEGGDRPDTAGQQVIDAVGRVVTVPDTLENGIVTVGSSGPLRFLSCFDVYDLIIEVDEGDIKDQKNGRAYSYAYPYDKLTRYHADNALESGTTEAIGNLGPSLVIIQENIWNSYRANCTALASKCTVAVIKTQDMATMWDSGYGLSKDMKDTFNLLGTLLGKEERAAEIIGGIESIIKDIRSLTGSSSKSVYVAGVTINGSNTLNTTFPVYMPLSLIGGNNAYKGNLTPGRVTINVENFSKMDIDMVVIDPSSSDKVAVQDSQLVLEYLYKLNNGGSADKVKLYVTVPIVWDSINYDCALASAYYITYLLYGTLTHDEVVEKIDNIFTTFYGDRGKNVFEDMSDFFVKKSSAYNVELPLLEEVTITQAGGTYYITAA; encoded by the coding sequence ATGAACAACAAGATCTTTGCTGTCGCGGTCGTGGCCGTTCTGGCTGTCGCAACGGTCGGCGCATATATCGTTACGCAAAACAACGGAGAAGGCGGCGACCGTCCCGACACAGCGGGCCAGCAGGTCATTGACGCCGTCGGGAGGGTCGTGACCGTGCCGGATACACTTGAGAACGGGATAGTCACTGTGGGGAGCAGCGGACCGCTGAGGTTCCTTTCCTGTTTTGACGTATATGATCTCATCATAGAGGTCGACGAGGGTGACATTAAGGATCAGAAGAACGGAAGGGCCTACTCATATGCCTACCCTTACGACAAACTTACGAGATATCATGCGGATAATGCGCTTGAGTCCGGCACCACAGAGGCGATTGGGAACCTCGGCCCCAGCCTTGTGATCATCCAAGAGAATATTTGGAACAGTTACAGGGCCAACTGCACCGCTCTCGCGAGCAAATGCACGGTCGCCGTCATAAAGACACAGGACATGGCGACCATGTGGGACAGCGGTTACGGGCTTTCTAAGGACATGAAAGACACATTCAACCTCCTTGGCACGCTCCTCGGGAAAGAGGAAAGAGCTGCGGAGATCATCGGAGGTATAGAATCGATAATAAAGGACATCAGGTCCCTGACGGGCAGTTCATCCAAGAGTGTGTATGTCGCGGGCGTGACGATAAACGGCAGCAATACCCTGAACACCACATTCCCCGTCTACATGCCTTTGTCACTGATAGGAGGCAACAACGCATACAAAGGGAATCTGACCCCCGGCAGGGTCACGATCAATGTGGAGAACTTCTCCAAAATGGACATTGACATGGTGGTCATAGATCCTTCGTCTTCGGATAAGGTGGCCGTGCAGGACAGCCAGCTCGTGCTGGAATATCTTTACAAGCTTAACAACGGCGGTTCCGCCGATAAGGTAAAACTGTATGTTACAGTCCCTATCGTGTGGGACAGCATTAACTACGATTGTGCGCTGGCCAGCGCGTATTACATCACATACCTTCTGTACGGTACGCTTACCCACGACGAAGTTGTGGAGAAGATTGACAACATCTTTACCACATTCTACGGGGACAGGGGGAAAAATGTGTTCGAAGACATGTCCGATTTCTTCGTAAAGAAATCCTCCGCATACAATGTGGAGCTGCCTCTGCTTGAGGAGGTCACGATCACCCAGGCAGGGGGGACCTACTATATCACGGCGGCGTGA
- a CDS encoding carbon-nitrogen hydrolase family protein, with protein sequence MGMRLALCQCQSAVGDVGANLNKIMATISQTRSDVYIFPELFLTGYGADYFALYEDVHFAIDKMKLWCMERDIAILVGAPSYFSTGVRNSLLFITPNDVARYDKLYPARFGASSEKEFTKGDRPVICTFRDMTFGLSICHDIFFPEIYRKYALSCADVNICAASSAVSSKPYFERILPARSLENLIYTVFVNSVGTAGDLRFYGSSKLIGPLGDTLADLGDDETAVCVYVDKDVVKNARKEKKHLEDRRIDIDWSPDIL encoded by the coding sequence ATGGGAATGAGATTGGCTTTATGCCAATGCCAGTCGGCGGTCGGCGATGTCGGGGCGAATCTCAACAAGATAATGGCCACGATCTCGCAGACAAGGTCGGACGTATACATCTTTCCGGAACTGTTCCTGACGGGATACGGGGCGGACTATTTCGCGCTTTATGAGGATGTTCACTTCGCAATCGACAAAATGAAGCTCTGGTGTATGGAAAGGGATATTGCGATATTGGTCGGCGCTCCTTCATACTTCTCCACCGGCGTAAGGAACTCCCTTCTTTTCATCACTCCTAATGATGTGGCGAGATATGACAAACTGTATCCGGCACGATTCGGCGCCTCTTCCGAAAAAGAATTCACGAAAGGCGACAGACCGGTGATATGCACATTCCGGGACATGACGTTCGGACTTTCGATATGCCACGACATATTCTTCCCGGAGATATACAGGAAATACGCGCTTTCGTGCGCAGATGTGAACATATGCGCCGCGTCATCAGCGGTCTCCTCCAAGCCATACTTTGAACGGATCCTGCCCGCGCGCTCGCTTGAGAACCTTATCTATACGGTATTTGTCAACAGCGTCGGAACCGCGGGAGATCTGAGATTCTACGGATCGTCCAAACTGATAGGTCCTCTGGGTGATACGCTCGCGGATCTCGGCGATGACGAGACAGCGGTCTGCGTATATGTGGATAAAGATGTCGTCAAGAACGCGAGAAAAGAAAAGAAGCATCTGGAGGATAGGCGTATTGACATCGACTGGTCTCCGGATATATTGTGA
- the cobB gene encoding hydrogenobyrinic acid a,c-diamide synthase (glutamine-hydrolyzing) gives MRGVVIAGTGSGVGKTSVATGLMRKLSKRMKVQGFKVGPDFIDPMYHTSATGRCSRNLDSFMMSKDVVKNIAAYGSEGADISVVEGVRGLYEGSSGKDDSGSTAEIAKLLGFPVVLVVDAGSLTRSAAAIINGFRAYDKDIDLAGVILNNVSGTQHENKLKDAMSGSDIRVLGMIRRDAEYMTPKRHLGLSTEGSSDKMILDGMESMADGIDMDQLMERCYGPDTEVVDCPYVKRDSGLTAAVPLDDAFCFYYRENIECMMASGIRIEHFSPLNGDRLPDADIYYLGGGYPELHLERLSENTDFFQGLRTACDDNKAIIGECGGMLSLCSTIRSGGKVYGAAGIFDAEADMIGRRHGPSYVTGRANDRCRLFSGTVKGHSYHYSTVYTKPDCKFGFDILRGGGPFGNRDGMIRRNAFGTYMYQHALSVNDWMGAVVNICE, from the coding sequence ATGAGGGGCGTGGTCATCGCCGGCACGGGATCCGGCGTCGGCAAGACGTCCGTAGCAACCGGGCTGATGAGAAAACTGTCCAAAAGAATGAAGGTTCAAGGGTTCAAAGTAGGTCCGGATTTCATCGATCCCATGTACCACACGTCGGCCACAGGAAGATGTTCCAGGAATCTGGATTCGTTCATGATGTCAAAGGATGTCGTAAAGAACATCGCCGCTTATGGCTCGGAAGGTGCGGATATTTCCGTCGTAGAAGGAGTGAGAGGATTATATGAGGGGTCCTCAGGAAAGGATGATTCCGGCTCGACGGCGGAGATAGCGAAACTGCTGGGGTTCCCGGTCGTGCTAGTCGTCGACGCAGGATCCCTCACCAGAAGCGCCGCAGCGATCATAAACGGCTTCAGGGCTTATGACAAAGATATTGATTTGGCGGGAGTGATACTCAATAACGTATCCGGGACTCAGCATGAGAATAAATTGAAAGATGCGATGTCCGGTTCCGACATAAGAGTGCTAGGCATGATCAGAAGAGATGCTGAATATATGACGCCGAAGAGGCATCTGGGTCTTAGCACGGAAGGGTCGTCCGATAAAATGATACTTGACGGCATGGAGAGTATGGCCGACGGGATAGATATGGATCAGTTGATGGAGAGGTGTTACGGGCCGGATACAGAGGTTGTTGACTGCCCCTATGTGAAAAGAGATTCGGGACTTACGGCCGCGGTACCTCTGGATGACGCTTTTTGTTTCTATTACAGGGAGAACATCGAGTGTATGATGGCATCCGGGATAAGGATCGAACACTTCAGCCCGCTGAACGGAGACAGACTCCCCGACGCGGACATATACTATCTGGGCGGAGGATATCCGGAGCTGCATCTGGAACGGTTGTCCGAGAATACGGATTTCTTCCAAGGTCTGAGGACGGCTTGTGACGATAACAAAGCAATAATAGGCGAGTGCGGAGGAATGCTATCTTTATGTTCAACGATACGGTCAGGAGGCAAGGTCTACGGGGCCGCAGGCATCTTTGACGCCGAAGCGGACATGATCGGGAGGAGACACGGCCCTTCGTACGTGACAGGCAGAGCCAATGACAGGTGCAGACTCTTCAGCGGGACTGTAAAGGGCCACTCGTATCATTATTCAACCGTCTATACGAAACCCGATTGCAAATTCGGATTCGATATCCTGAGGGGCGGCGGTCCGTTCGGGAATAGGGACGGGATGATACGCAGGAATGCTTTCGGGACATACATGTATCAGCATGCCCTGTCCGTAAATGATTGGATGGGAGCGGTCGTAAATATATGCGAATGA
- a CDS encoding AAA family ATPase translates to MRRIALYGKGGIGKSTVASNITASLSKKGYRVLQIGCDPKADSTKLLLGGDSPMTILDAVKNGTPLRESIRRGANGCYCAECGGPRPGSGCAGRGIIAAFEHLERQNVIEEISPDVLIYDVLGDVVCGGFAMPIRNGYAKDVFIVSSGEMMSLYAANNIATAISDTDGDGYAVLRGIIQNSRGIDHEDGMVDKAAFEMGTKIITRIPRDKTVQQCESIGKTVVEGAADSELSFVYAELADRVIEHSSDAEGGMRCGAEGTK, encoded by the coding sequence ATGCGAAGGATAGCACTTTACGGTAAGGGCGGCATTGGAAAATCAACGGTCGCATCGAACATTACCGCATCTCTTTCGAAAAAAGGGTACAGGGTGCTACAGATCGGATGCGACCCGAAAGCGGACTCCACCAAACTGTTGCTTGGCGGAGATTCGCCGATGACAATTTTGGATGCAGTCAAGAACGGCACCCCCCTCCGAGAATCGATTCGCAGAGGGGCGAACGGATGTTATTGCGCTGAATGCGGAGGCCCGAGACCCGGTTCCGGCTGCGCTGGTAGAGGGATAATCGCAGCCTTTGAACATCTTGAGCGGCAGAACGTGATCGAAGAGATTTCCCCGGATGTCCTGATATACGACGTGCTGGGCGACGTGGTATGCGGAGGGTTCGCGATGCCTATAAGGAACGGCTATGCCAAAGATGTTTTCATCGTGTCGTCTGGAGAGATGATGTCCCTATACGCCGCGAACAACATTGCGACCGCTATATCGGACACGGATGGGGACGGATATGCGGTGCTGAGAGGCATAATACAGAATTCAAGAGGGATAGACCATGAAGATGGAATGGTGGATAAAGCTGCCTTCGAGATGGGAACGAAGATAATAACGAGGATACCCAGAGACAAGACGGTGCAGCAGTGCGAGTCCATAGGCAAGACCGTGGTCGAGGGGGCTGCCGATTCCGAACTTTCCTTCGTATATGCGGAATTGGCAGACAGGGTGATCGAACACTCAAGCGACGCCGAGGGAGGCATGCGCTGCGGCGCAGAGGGGACGAAATGA